In Saccharothrix violaceirubra, the following are encoded in one genomic region:
- a CDS encoding peptide ABC transporter substrate-binding protein produces the protein MAALAATACATPAEPEATVDTDAGITIFNTEPENPLVPGNTTEVGGGNVLDPLFTGLIEYDPKDAKPVNAMAESFETKDSKLFTVKLKSGWTFHDGSPVTAKSFVDAWNWTAYGPNAAQGASFFSQIEGYSAVNPKDPDGPDGPQPAPTPTANTLSGLKVVDDTTFTITLSEAFSVFPVTVGYEVFSPLPESFFKDKAAFEQHPIGNGPFRFVSRVVGQEIKLTRWDDYKGGEKPKFKDLTLKAYQSREAAYGDLVTNSLDFMEELPPNALAGQKYEQDLGDRVVQRETLNNQTIAFPFYLKPYDDVNVRKALSLAINREEITQRIFEGSRKPADGWVHPLTEGYKPGQCEFCKFDPTKAKEYWAKANYTGPIILQSNTDGGHQEWAEAVVNSIKNTLGIDIKFVPTTSFGEFRQKVNAHEMTGMYRAGWIADYPSIENWLTPILRTGASSNDGLYSNPAFDAKLAEADKAPSKDEANKLYQDAEKIAAQDMPTIPLWTQNTIGGKSNRLKTATLDPFRSLDLFSVEVTK, from the coding sequence GTGGCGGCTTTGGCCGCGACGGCCTGCGCCACGCCGGCCGAGCCCGAGGCGACGGTGGACACGGACGCGGGCATCACGATCTTCAACACGGAACCCGAGAACCCCCTCGTCCCGGGTAACACGACCGAGGTCGGCGGCGGCAACGTGCTCGACCCGCTGTTCACCGGGTTGATCGAGTACGACCCCAAGGACGCCAAGCCGGTCAACGCCATGGCCGAGTCCTTCGAGACCAAGGACTCCAAGCTCTTCACCGTGAAGCTCAAGAGCGGCTGGACGTTCCACGACGGCTCGCCGGTGACGGCCAAGTCCTTCGTCGACGCGTGGAACTGGACGGCCTACGGGCCCAACGCCGCCCAGGGCGCCAGCTTCTTCTCGCAGATCGAGGGCTACTCGGCGGTCAACCCCAAGGACCCCGACGGGCCGGACGGGCCGCAGCCCGCGCCGACGCCCACCGCGAACACCCTGTCCGGGTTGAAGGTCGTCGACGACACCACGTTCACCATCACGCTTTCGGAGGCGTTCTCCGTCTTCCCCGTGACCGTGGGCTACGAGGTGTTCTCGCCGCTGCCCGAGTCCTTCTTCAAGGACAAGGCCGCTTTCGAGCAGCACCCCATCGGCAACGGGCCGTTCCGGTTCGTGTCGCGGGTCGTCGGGCAGGAGATCAAGCTGACCCGGTGGGACGACTACAAGGGCGGCGAGAAGCCGAAGTTCAAGGACCTGACGCTCAAGGCGTACCAGAGCCGTGAGGCGGCCTACGGCGACCTCGTCACCAACTCCCTGGACTTCATGGAGGAGTTGCCGCCCAACGCGCTCGCCGGCCAGAAGTACGAGCAGGACCTCGGCGACCGGGTCGTGCAGCGGGAGACGCTGAACAACCAGACGATCGCGTTCCCGTTCTACCTCAAGCCTTATGACGACGTGAACGTGCGCAAGGCGCTGTCCCTGGCGATCAACCGCGAGGAGATCACCCAGCGGATCTTCGAGGGCAGCCGCAAGCCCGCCGACGGCTGGGTGCACCCGCTGACCGAGGGCTACAAGCCCGGCCAGTGCGAGTTCTGCAAGTTCGACCCGACCAAGGCCAAGGAGTACTGGGCCAAGGCGAACTACACCGGGCCGATCATCCTCCAGTCCAACACCGACGGCGGCCACCAGGAGTGGGCCGAGGCCGTGGTGAACAGCATCAAGAACACGCTCGGCATCGACATCAAGTTCGTGCCCACCACCAGCTTCGGCGAGTTCCGCCAGAAGGTGAACGCGCACGAGATGACCGGCATGTACCGCGCGGGCTGGATCGCGGACTACCCGTCGATCGAGAACTGGCTCACGCCCATCCTGCGCACCGGCGCGTCCTCCAACGACGGCCTGTACAGCAACCCCGCGTTCGACGCCAAGCTCGCCGAGGCCGACAAGGCGCCGAGCAAGGACGAGGCGAACAAGCTGTACCAGGACGCCGAGAAGATCGCGGCCCAGGACATGCCGACGATCCCGCTGTGGACGCAGAACACCATCGGCGGCAAGTCGAACCGGCTCAAGACCGCGACCCTCGACCCGTTCCGCTCGCTCGACCTGTTCAGCGTCGAGGTCACCAAGTAG